GaggctaatttggagtattgtgcaggtTTGCTCGCATGCCCACTGGAAAGATTTCAAATTGATTGGAAGAGGCAGAGGGATTTTTCAAgaatgttaccaggacttgagggcctgagttataggttGAATAGTTTTGgtctttatttcctggagtgtaaagatgtatacaaaattgagtggtatagatggggtaaatgttaaacaggctttttccactgagattaagTGGAACTAGATctagaggtcatggttaaggGTCAAAGATGAACTCtttaagggaaatatgaggggcaacttcttcactcagggtggtgagagtgtggaatgagctgccagcgcaaatgGCGGATGAGGGCTCGATatcaacatttaagtgaaatttggataggtacatgaatgggaggggtatagaggaccatggtctaggtgcaggtcaatgggactaggcagattaatggatcagcataggctgaagggcttgcttctgtgccTGAATGTTCTATGACTATTTCCACTATTAttttttgcctttacttttgctgGACGCTGTGGTTAGCACGACACAttcacagctcagggcatcagagttctgtgttcaattccaacatcaccTGTGAGGAGTGTGTACATTTTCtttggctgctccagtttcctctctgtccaaagatgtgtgggttcggagcttaattggtcattgtaaattgtcctgtggctCAGGTTAACtagtgggttgctgggtagtgctgcttgaagggcctattccgtgctgtgcagtactgtgccaaagtccTTGGCACTTGTATAGCTTgagtgcctaagacttgtgcacagtacCATATCTGTCAACATGGAATGGAGagcaagtttataaatctggcaggagcaaaggatattgggaatggtgaggctgATGTGccatgggagggatgtgggacagaaggagtgccagggacgggatggggggcggggggtgggtggtgttgtTACAGGTGCAGAAACACCCAACACCAAGAGACCAGGCaagctcatttgattccaaataattggtttattgatcattacagaatgtcttgctggtgcttcccacttcctcccctctactcaaccatgattcccctctccttgcccccttcccactctcagtccacaatagagacccacatcagaattgggtttatcatcactcacatatgtcatgaaatttgttttttattgtggcagcagtacagtgcaatttgtaaaattaccacagtactgtgtttATATATAATGTATTCTCTAGACTATTCAACAGTATTGCATCTATAAATATTTCTGAAGATAACTCAAAAGCAAAATACTACAGATGCTAACTGAATTTGTTTCTACAGAGTCTTCTGATGAAGTTACAATGTTGACATCCGGCAGGCATGAATATCCATTCAGTCTTGTGCTTCCACAGGCGTGAGTTATGACAGAGAAAATCATTAACGTGATTCGTTATTAATAAAGATGATGCTTCATATTGGTTTATGTTCTCCAACAGGCCACCAGTACCTTCTTCCTTCAAGGGTAGGCATGGCTATGTGAACTATTGGATGACAGCCAAACTGCACAGACCTTGGAAACTGAGAACAAAAGTAAAAGAACCATTCACGGTACTTAACCAGATCGATGTTAGTGCTCCCGGACCACTACTGGTAGGTTCCACAGAGTTTTGGGTGAATGTCTAATAAACCAGTTTACAATATTTGGTTCTGTTCATTCACAAAATACTGACAGCTTTTACTGGGAAAGGGTGGGGGCAGAAAGGTCAAAGCCCTCATGCATTGAATTACTTAAGTCCAATTCAATCAcagcatggtggtgtagtggtcagcacaatgctttacagtaccaacaatccggttcaattcccgctgctgtctggaagcagtttgtacgttctccctgtaaccacgtgAATTTGCTCTGGatgctccaggctcctcccaaATTCCATATACCTGCAGGTTGGGGTTAGTAAGGTGTCATCACCATTACATGCCGGGTTATATGACATGTGTGATCATGATCTGTGACCatgtttgttcttggcaaattttccaacagaagtggtttgccattgccaccttctgggcagtgtctttacaatacAGGTGACCACAATCagtatcagtactcttcagagacagtcTGCCTGGCGTCATAACCAGGACTGGTGACATGCACCATCAGCTGATGTACCCATCCACCTGCTGCTCCCATGTCTGGGGGGCGGGAGTGTGTGAGGAGTAAGTAGGTGCTATACCTTGCTGATGGGTACTTGCAGGCTAACAGACGGAAacagcgccttacacctcctgtgGTAGAGGTGTACCTCCACCCTGCAACTCGTAGTGGTAAGTTACAGGCATGCTaaattggcaccagaagcatggcgacaccttGCGGGCTATccacagcacaatcctcagactacgttagtcattgatgcaaacggcacttttcactgtacattccaatgtacttgtgacaaataaagattatTAATATTTTTCTAAGTCTTAGATTTGTACTCAAAATCAGGTAAGTAAACAAATATGACTAAAACTACTtcataggaacatagaacatagaaatgtagaaaactcacagcataatacaggcccttaggcccacaatgctgtgccgaacatgtactttagaaattacctagggttacccatacccctctatatttctaagctccacatacctatccaggagtctcttaaaagaccctatcgtatccacctccaccaccgtcactggcagcctattccacacactcatcaccctctgcgtttttttaaaaaaaaacaaacttgcccctgacatctcctctgtacctacttccaagcaccttaaaactgtgccctctcatgttagccatttcagccatgggaaaaagcctctgactatccacacaatcagtgcctctcatcatctggtagaactctatcaggtcacctctcattctccactgctccaaggagaaaagaccaagttcgctcaacctattctcataaggcatgctccctaatccaggcaacatccttgtaaatctcctctgcaccttttctatagatTCCACATAcctcttgtagtgaggcgaccagaactgagcacagtgctccaagtggggtctgaccactgtcctacatagctgtaacattacctctcggctcctaaactcagtcccacagttgatgaaggccaatgcaccatatgccgccttaacctcagagtcaacctgcgcagcagctttgagtgtccaatggactcggaccccaagacccctctgatcctccacactgtcaagattcttaccattaataccatattctgccatcatatttgacctatcaaaatgaaccacctcccacttatctgggttgaacatctgccacttctcagcccagttttgcaccctatcggTGTCTTgctttaacctctgacagccctccacactatccacaacacccccaacctttgtgtcatcatgaaatttactaacccctccctccacctcctcatccaggtcatttgtaaaaatcacaaagagtaggggtcccagaacagatccctgaggcacaccactggtcaccgacctccatgcagaatatgacccgtctacaaccattcttttccttctgtgggcaacccagttctggatacacaaagcaaggtccccatggatcccatgcctccttactttctcaataagctttgcatagtgtaccttatcaaatgccttgcttgaaatccatgtacactacatttactgctcatcaacatgtttagtcacatcctcaaaaaatacaatcaggctcgtaaggcacgacctgcctttgacaaaggcatgctggctattcctaatcgtattatgcctctccaaatgttcataaatcctgcctctcaagatcttttccattAATTTACTAGCCACTGAAATAAGACTTACTGGTCAATAATTCCCTGGGCTAGCTCTACTCCCctccttcttgaataagggaacaacatctgcaacccaacagtcctccggaacctttgCTGTCCCATTGATTATGCAATGATcactgccagaggctcagcaatctcctccctcacctcccacagtagcctggggtacatctcgtccggtcccagagacttatccaacttgatgcttacCAAAAGttccagcgcatcctctttcttaatgtctatatgctcaagcttttcaatccactgtaagtcatccctagaattgccaagatccttttccgtagtgaatactgaagcaaagtattcattaagtacctctgctatctcctctggtttcatacacagttttccactgtcacacttgattggtcctattctctcatggcttatcctcatgctcttcacatacgtatagaatgccttggggttttctttaatcctgctcgccaaagtCTTCCCATGGCCCCTcgtggctctcctaatttccttcttatgctccttcctgctagccttagcttttcttcttgactagattttcaacagcctttatacaccacggatcctgtaccctaccatctttcccctttctcattggcacatacctatgcagaactccacgcaaatatcccctgatcatttgccacatttctgctgtacatttccctgagaacatctgttcccagtttatgcttccaaggtcctgcctgatagcttcatatttccctttgctccaattaaatgctttcctaacttgtctgttcctatccctctccaatgctatggtaaaggagatagaattgtgatcactatctccaaaattctctcccactgagagacctgacacctgaccaggttcatttcccaataccagatcaagtacagcctccccGCTTGTAGACTTATCAAtttattgtgtcaagaaaccttcctgaacacacctaacaaactccaccccatctaaacccctcactctagaaGAATGCCAGTCAATATTGGAGGAAATTTAAATCTTCCACCACAAcagccctattattattgcatctttccagaatctgtctgctTATCTGCTCgtcgatgtccctgttattatttgatagtctatatataaaaaaaacagtagagttattgaccccttcctgttcctaacttccacccacagagacttagtagacaatccctccatgacttcctccttttctccagCCGTGACACCACCTCTGATCAGCAGTTCCACAGcctcatctcttttgtctccctccctgtcctttctgaaacatctaaatcctggcactctaagtaaccattcctgcccttgagctagccaagtctctgtaatggccacaacatcatagcctCAAGTACCGATcaacactctaagctcatctgctttgttcacgatgcttgcattaaaatagacacatctcaaaccttcggtctgagcgtatcccttctctgttatctgcctgtcctcccttgtgcactgtctccaagatttctctatttgtgagccaaccgccccttcctctgtctcttcagttcagttcccacccaccagcaattctagtttaaactctccccaatagccttgggAAACCTCCCTgtcaggatattgctccccctcgggttcaagTGCAATccatccttattgtacaggtcgtgcctgccccaaaagaggtaccaatgatccagaaatctgaatccctgcccgctgctccaatccctcagccatgcatttatcctccatctcactctattcctatactcactatcaTATTGAGCGTATTTCTAAATTATCATTAAAGCCTATTtcctcttggcctgaaacacagTTGTTCATTCCTGCCCCATAGATGccccatgacctgctgagttccccaggcattttgtgtgtgttgcacaggaAAAGCCTCCTGAAAggttacaacatttaagagactgaaATGTTTCTTTGCCGTGAAACCTTCCCCTTGTCATTGATAGGTAGTGATGAGGAAGGGCTTGGTCAGATTCAGAGAATAGGCAGACAGGCTACTGTGTGGGGAAGTGTATGTTTGTGCACtttgtggaaggaataaaggtattgaCTATTTTATAGATggggaacaaattcagaaatcgggtgtaaaaggacttgggaatccttgagcaggattccctaaaggctaacttgcaggctgGGTCTTTGGTAAGGaatgtgaatgcaatgttagcattcatttagtgaggactagaatataaaagtaaggatgtaataatGAGACATTAAggattggtcagaccatatttggagaATTGTCagtagttttggaccccatatgtgctcacactggagagggtcctgaggagcGTTTCAAAAGTGATCCCAGAAatgtctgggcctgtactcactgcagtttagaaagatgagggtGTGGGTGGGGGAATCTCaacgaaacctattgaatattgaaagtggatgtggtgaggatggttcCTTTGTGgctgagtctaggactagagggcacagctcagTGTAGAAGGGTGTCCCCTTAGAACAGAcaaaaggaggaatttctttagccagaaggtgataaatctgtggaatctatTGCCACAGACGgatgtggagcccaagtcattgggtatatctaaagcagaggttgataggttcttgattagtaatggtgttaAAGGTAATGGGGAGGAGGCCGGAGAATGGAGTTAACATGGAAAATGGGTCAGCCATAACTGAacggaggagcagacttgatgagctgaatagccaattctgctgctatgtcttctggtctaaaAATATGGCTAAATTGACACTCTACACAAGTTCCTCTGCTTGTTTGCCGTTCTTACACTGGATACTAATATCTGCTGTTGGTTATGTTTCTATCTCCACCTCCTCGCTTAGCTGAGTTCTGTATCCACATTCATTCATTTCACTGCATTCACaacctgatttttaaaaataaaacagggTTATGCATGTGCACTAAAACTCTGAAAATATATTAATATATTAACTTGAATGTGTCCACATCAAGGTGAAGCTGTACTAGAGTTGTGTTCTTCCCACACTCTTGTACGGGTCAGAATGCTGGCACATAATAGAGAACGTCCGTGCCAAGCTGTCatcattccacaccatgagcctctGGAAGATCCCCTGTATTTTCTGGTCAAGAAAGATCCCcaacaatcatcatgaggaaacactggagatggattgggcatgCGATGAGAAGAGAGGCTTGCTCTGCCATCGAGTCATCACGTCATTGGACCTGTGAAGGGTGGAGGAAACACGAGAGATCAAAGACAACTTGGTGCCATAtcgtagaggcagaaatgagaacCCCGAAACACAcctgggcacaatagagaagatggccaagggcaGACAGAAATGGAGGGGGGCTCCATTACTATTCTAAATGCCAGTTGCATAACAGGCAGTATCTAACTAATTTGATAATCGCAGAAGAAAGGGGATTGGCCAAAAATCATAAATAAGGTTTGTtccacctttttaaaaaaaacacacaaatcaTTCCGCTAGAGACTTCCAGGTATTTTGCAGtcgagttcaagttcagtttattgtcattcaacgaTACACATgtgtaccaccaaatgaaacaatgttcctccagaccaaggtgcacaacacagtacatataactcacacacttAACATGTAAAGTAATATTACGACAAATATATTAACAAATAATGTGCATACAGTATATGGTGCAACATAAAAGCAAATGGTATAACATTACCGGCATATCATACATGATCAGACCTGCATGGTGGCAAGGTGTTCAGTTGTCTTGTAGGTTTTTGTAAATAAAATAGCAGAGGCATTTAAAGTTTAAGAAAGACTGTAACAGCTCCCTTCTTGTCCTCCAAGCACTGAACAGAAAgtgtggtttaaaaaaaactgcacgTGGTAATGTCATCATGACAGACCAGTCTCTGAAAGAAAACTAAACACAGTGTCAGTGGTCGTGAATTATGCATATGTTTCCACCTCTTACATTCCTCTGGAGTCTTGTGGCCTGGGAGAAGAACAACTGACCTCAAttctgatttttatttttatattgaaACCTTTGACCCATTCCGGAATATGCCAGAGCATAGATTCTGCTGTTAAattgtcctgataaagggtcttgtcctgaaactttggctgcttattcctctccctaGCTGCTGCCTGATTTTCTGAGGTCAGCAAACAGAACTACTAACTTTTCTATTAATTACACAGTTTTTGGACTACGAACACTGCAATCCACAGCTtgtaatttccctttgggagTTGTGCTTTAGAACTGACTGTACGGCCTGGCGTTTTTGCGGAATTCTGAAGGATTTGGTGAACTGGATTCTCGATAATGTAGGTATGGCCACGgcagccattgctggagtggacttctGGCTAGATTGAAGCAGCAGGGCCTGGGACCTGGACCGAAAAATGAACCAATGTTTAGCTGATTTAAGTGCCGAGCCAGATAAAAATGATCAAGGTGTCAAGGGCAGAGGATGAGCTGatgttcagctcactactccgGGAGGCTTAATGCACTGCAGCTCTGACCTCACTCTGCAGCTACATGGTCTGCAGCCGTTGagctcctggaccggcttcactcgcctcagctctgaactggctctgtgactgtggactcactttcgaggactctgcGAATCATGTTccgtgtgttatttgtttacttttttattatttgcacgatttgtttttttttacactttgGCTATTTGACAGTTGTGTGACatttttttcatggattctattctgtttctttgttttgtggctgcctgcaagaagacaaatctcaaggttgtatatggtatacatactaaatgtattttgaacattTTGAAATTTGCTGGAGTTTTTTTGGAAGACTGTTGTGGCACTTTGTATGTGGTCACTAAACACTGTAAAATGTGATTTTGcttttaattttgttttcagtGCACATTTGCTTCCTGTGAAGTCCATGCAGAAGGTATTGTTGGCCGATGTATAATTAGTGTTTGATTCGCATGATTGTTTTGAGGATATTGTGTATATTTTTGGATATGATCCtaaaccactgagcacatctgctgtcatgggaaagtagcatccattatcaaagatctccaccacccaggtcatgctgtcttctcactgctgctgtcagatagaaggtacaagagcctcaggattcacaccaccacgttcaagaatagttactacccctcaaccatcaggctcttaaataaaagtggataacttcatttacttgccccatcattgaaatggtcCCACAACTGATGATCTCACATTATGGACTTACTATCTCATTATCTCGTGTTCGcattatttattgcttttgtGGAATCTCAAAATTGCATATGGTATATATACTTGAACTTTGATGGAAGTCGGTGTTTAATGTTGATTTTACAGCAGCCGCTGTCAGTAATGGATGAAAAAACTATTTGTTGCTGCTGTTGTGCCTCAGGACCAGTCGTGCTAAATGCCAAAATTGATCGGAAAGGATACGTTCCAGGTAAAAATCTGGAGCACTGGAAACTGTTGAATTTCCTACCCTGTGTGTATCACATTCACAATAACGTAATATTCAACCACCACACGCTTTCTATTTAGTAACTTCTAAGTGGTTTCTCAAAACTATTTCTGTCATACTGAATAAGGTGGTGAGAGGGTTTTCACTCCACAATGAGGCCAACACTTCATATTTTGCCTGGTTAggctctaacctgatggcatgaacattgatttcttcacCTCCAGTAACTTTTTCcctctgtttttttctcccccccccgcttctattccccaccccttgacctcttaccacttctcctcacctgcctagcaCCTCCCCCtgttgcccctcctccttccctttctcccgtggtccgcTCACCTCTCCTATCCAATTCctgcttcagccctttacttgTTCCACCTGtgaccttccagcttcttactttatcccctctcccccactcatctggtctcatctatcacatGTCAGCTTCCAGGTAAGTCTCCTCTAcacctctaaagcttccacattcttcaatATAATGagccaaccagaactgaacacaatactccatgtgtggtctgaccaatgttttataacaTTACCTCATAGCTCTTGGAACTCGCACCCTGAATTTGTTACATTTCAACAGGAAATGCATTGACTCCAGCATGCAGGATGGCGGTTGGTGTGATGCTGTTACTGCTCAGGGTGTCGGAGGTTGGACATGACCTTTAGGGAATATGGAATAAAGAATGGGGAAGGGATGCTGCAGTTCAATCCCAATGTCATTTGTAAGGAGCCTGTGTCGGTcctcctgtggaatgcatggctcTTCACTGGGGGCTccgatttccttccacagtcaaagatgtaccggttggtaggttaattggttatagtAAATTGCCttctgattaggctagggttaaaggaGGGTTGCTGAGTGGCAGAGCCTGTTGCGTTCTGTACCTCGAAATAAATAAATCTAGTAAattattttctatctccctccttTTATGAAAAGAGGTTTATCGTCTGAAGTTTTTAATCTGTCTGGAGCTTTCCAGAACAAAGATTTTGAAGATTACAGCCAATACATATACTATCTCAATACACACGTTTTAAAAACTCTAACCGCCctgtagagtagtggttagcgtaTTCGCTTTAGAGCGCCAGCGATTGCTGATTGAGGTTCAACTCCTGCtgctgtctttcaggagtttctgttcttcctgtgaccatgtgggtttgctTGGGTTCTTGCTCCATTCCAAGaacatacagttagggttagtaaattgtggccaTGTTATGTAGGTGTCAGAATCATGGCAACCTTTGCAGACTATCCCCTATATATCCTCACAGGATGGATTTGAcgcaagcaatgcatttcactctgttttgatgcacatgtcaCAAAAAAAGCTAATCATAGGCAGACCACGGCAGTTCATTGTTGTGAAAACTTTTCCCAACTATTTATTGTATTTGGAGATGCAGTACAGAACAGGTTCTTCTGGCCTTTCTAGCCACACCGCCCggcaacctctgatttaaccctaatctaatcatgggacaacttggagtgaccaattaatttaccaattggtacagggaggatgtacagaatcCTTGCAGATGATGctgaaattgaactccaaactctgcctGAGCTGTTATAACATTCAGCTAAAAGCCATGCTACCATGGCAGTCTTcccatcattattattattgtaatttattcatTGTTTTATTCATCTACTGTAGATTGAGAGGGAATACATAAGATTATGTAAACTGGACTTTGCTCTTTTTCCAGGTGAAACAATTCAAGTATTTGCTGAAATTGAGAATCACTCATCCCGCAAAGTCAATCCAACAGCAGCCATTTTTAAAACAATCACCTACCATgcaaaatccaaaacaaaaaCATCCTCCGAGCTTGTTACCAAAATCCAGGGAGAGGCAGTACTAGCCAGACAGAAAGACAGCCGGATTACAATGCTGTTGAAAATTCCAGAAGTTCCTCCGACACTGATGTACTGCACTATTATCCAGATGGAGTATTCCATTCAGGTAGATAGCATTTTGAATTATACTTTTCAGTGCGGTCAATGGACAATATGACCATGCCACAAAGTGTGTGGTAATGTTCAAGATGGAACTTGCTGTTACAGATATTGCCTTGTTTGTCTTAATATTTCTTCACCCACTTTATTGACTGCtgtcacccttcatcaggaccccaaTCAGTACGATTTAGTTCAAAATCTCTTCTAAATTGGAAGGAAATGACACCAGATTATAATAGAGTACAGAACAAACACATTGGCCCGCAATGTATCTGCCCACCATGCCCACcattcggagaaggaagtctgagaatcggagcgggagtgcagtggaagccatttttgaatttttcgttttttcatcggagttaagagaggcgggactgctcAGGCGTGTGATGTCGAGCAGTGAAGTGCGGAAGaattaaaaggaacacagccttatacagcgggcagcgtcgCTTTGCAGGCTGTGGAGTaagccaggagcagagtgaaggcctaAGGGCTTTGGCTCGACGGGCTTAGGCAGAAATGGGTGAGGCGAagtaggtttggttttcaatttttcctgttatttgaggaaagggcgggaagtatgagtgtgagggaagcttgttgttctcggtgtcggatgtggaggtcctggagtctcccagcctcccggatgtccacatctgtgccaggtgcactgagctgcagctcctaaaggaccacattagggaactggagctgcagcttgatgaccttcgtctggtcagggagagtgaggagttgatagagaggagttacaagcAGGTGATGACACCGAGGCCATGGGAggaagacaagtgggtcacggttaggaagtGTAAGGGGAAGgggcaggtactagagagtaccccagtggctgtgccccttgacaataagtactcctgtttgagtactgttgggcgggggggacagcttacctggggtaataggggactcgatagttagggggtcagataggcaattctgtggatgcagtcaggAGACCTGGATGGCAGTTTGCCtacctggtgccagggtccgggatgtttctgatcgtgtctaagatatcctgaagtgggagggtgaggagccagaggtcgtggtacatataggtaccaatgacataggtaggaaaagggaagagatccTGAAGGAGAATGTAGGGAGTTAGGAagagagttgagaaaaaggactgcaaaggtagtaatttcgggattactgcctgtaccacgcgacagtgagagtaggaatgcaatgaggtggaggataaatgcgtggctgagggattggagcgggggcagggattcaagtttttggatcattgggacctcttttggcgcaggtgtgacctgtacaaaaaggacgggttgcacttgaatcctaggggaatcctggcggggagatttgcgagggctactgaggaggctttaaactagaatggttggggggtgggaatcaaattgaagaggctaggagagaggaggttagttcacaaatagagaaagctcatagacagtgtgtgagggaggatagggaggggacagagaatgggagcacacagaccaaagatggagaggaaaaggaaaaaaaaagtaacaaagttgtttgctccattagggATGGACAGAGAatgggaggtggagagtttcttaaatgcatccatTTTAAatctaggagcattgtaagaaaggtggatgagcttagagcatggattgatacctggaaatatgatgttgtagctattagtgaaacgtggttgccggaggggtgtgattggcaactaaatattccaggat
The genomic region above belongs to Mobula birostris isolate sMobBir1 chromosome 17, sMobBir1.hap1, whole genome shotgun sequence and contains:
- the LOC140211486 gene encoding arrestin domain-containing protein 3-like, coding for MGKVKTFAILYDRPTYSCGELVSGRIVVELTEQIQVKALKIHAKGQAYVHWAKMDTSSETNETRHYIQQLRYFKHKHMLMGTESSDEVTMLTSGRHEYPFSLVLPQAPPVPSSFKGRHGYVNYWMTAKLHRPWKLRTKVKEPFTVLNQIDVSAPGPLLQPLSVMDEKTICCCCCASGPVVLNAKIDRKGYVPGETIQVFAEIENHSSRKVNPTAAIFKTITYHAKSKTKTSSELVTKIQGEAVLARQKDSRITMLLKIPEVPPTLMYCTIIQMEYSIQVSVEIPIATNLTVNLPIVIGTLPKHPYAEPAGDFNLHYGMDYSGVNQALPVGPEVRAGFIVNNKNTGFYS